GAGGACTGCCCCTTCCACATCTTCCGGCCCTATCGGCGAGCTCAGCTTTTTCCTCGTGACCGAAATCACGGTGTCGCAGGCCTCGCCAAGGTTCAGCGCGTCAAGCTGGCTCATTACCTCTCCGTTGAACTCCTCCGCGAGCAACTTCAGGGCCTCGTCAACCTTCTCCGGGACGCGGAGGAGTATTATCGTGCTCTCAATCTCGACCCTCTCAACCGGCAGGTCGCTGTTCACTATCTCCGCGAGAACAACCTTCGCTCCCCTCCTTATCAGGAAGCCCGTGTCAGGTGGCACCGTTTTGGTCTCCTCCGGTGGCGTCACGAGCAGTATCGTTTCAAACTCACTGCTGTCCCTTATCGCCTGCTCCGTTGGAATCTCCTCAACGCCGAAAAGCTCCCGAATTCCGGATTTTAGTTTCTCAACGTCCCCCCTCAGGAACACGATTGAAGGGCCAAAGCGCATGAGCCTCATCACAACCCCCTCCTGAGCTTGTAACCCCGGGCCGTGTCTGTGCCCACGGGATAGTCAACTTTCACGACCCTCCCGCTCGGCAGGAAGATGAAGTTGACGCCGAGAACGGCGTTCAAACCCCCTGGAATGACCTTGAAGTTGTGGCCGTAGAGCTTGAAGTCGGCATCTTTATCGGCAACGTCCCTCCAGCAGTGGCCGAGGGCGAAGGTCTTTCCACCAATCTCGACGACGCTTCCCGGCTCAACCAGGTTCTCCCCGAAGAACCGCCGTAAGAGTTCCGGGTCATCCTCGTTGCCCGGGACGATGTAAAGCCTGGCGCCGGAGCCCTTGAGAACCCGCGCGAGCTTTCTCAGGCCAGCCTCATAGGCCGGCTTCAGGTCGGGTCTCCGCTCGAGCTTGACGTTGTCCACCAGGTCGCCGGTGTGGATTATCACATCGGGCTTGTACTCGTCTATGAGCTCCTCGATGAACCGGTAAACGCTCTCCGGTGTGTCCCCTATGTGCATGACGAGGGTTTCGTCGGCCTTCTGCCTGAGCTTTCTAAGCTTTCTCCTCCTCAGGAAGCCGAGCATCGGAAGCACTGTACGTTGATTGGTGCTTGGTGTATATACGGTTTCCGCCCCCGAGAAGGTTATTAAGGGTTCCCGAGTAAAGCGAATCGGTGTCCAAAATGAAGGTTCTCGTTCTCGGTGCCGGAAACGTTGGTAGAGCTATAGCGTGGGACCTTAGAGATGAGTTCGAGGTCCACGTTGCAGACCTAAGCGATGACCGATTAAGGGCCGTCTCCGGGTTTGCCACACCGCTCAAGCTCGATGCATCTCGCTTCGACATGCTCGTCGAGGCAATGAAAGGGTTCGAGCTCGTTATCGATGCATTGCCCGGTCGCTTTGGCTACTCATCAATTCGGGCCTCGATAAAG
The Thermococcus sp. 21S9 DNA segment above includes these coding regions:
- a CDS encoding metallophosphoesterase — protein: MLGFLRRRKLRKLRQKADETLVMHIGDTPESVYRFIEELIDEYKPDVIIHTGDLVDNVKLERRPDLKPAYEAGLRKLARVLKGSGARLYIVPGNEDDPELLRRFFGENLVEPGSVVEIGGKTFALGHCWRDVADKDADFKLYGHNFKVIPGGLNAVLGVNFIFLPSGRVVKVDYPVGTDTARGYKLRRGL